TCGTTCTTACTGTAGAAGTACAGCAGTACGAAGAACATGAAGTAAGCTAAGCTAAAGATCTGAGCTAGCAGTGTGTACGTTGGTGTAGCAGGAAGCGCACCAAGAATACCCAGAGCAATAAAGCTGATCGTAAACTGGATGATATTAAACAAATGGAATTTACTACGGTAACGGTAAGAGCGAACCTTACAACGATCCAGCCAAGGCAGAACGAATAGAACCGCAATTGACGCTCCCATCGCGATAACACCTAGTAACTTATCAGGTACCGCACGCAAAATCGCGTAGAAAGGTGTGAAGTACCATACTGGAGCAATGTGCTCTGGTGTTTTCAGTGGGTTTGCCGCTTCAAAGTTAGGCGGCTCAAGGAAGTATCCACCCATCTCAGGGTTAAAGAACAACACGTAACAGAACAAGAACAGGAAGCCTGCTACACCAACCATGTCTTTAACCGTACCGTAAGGATGGAACGGAATAGAATCGATGATATCGTATTTCTTCGAGTAGTAATCGTGGAACTTGAACTGCGTCTTGTAATCGTCGCCCATGGTGCCTTTAGGCAGCTTAGTTTCGATACCATCTGGGTTGTTTGAACCCACTTCGTGTAGTGCTAATACGTGTAGAACAATAAGCAGCAGAAGTACGATTGGCAATGCAATAACGTGTAAAGCGAAGAAACGGTTCAGCGTTGCACCAGAAATAACGTAGTCACCACGAATCCATAGTGTCAAATCGTCACCAATAACAGGAATCGCACCAAATAGTGAAATGATTACCTGGGCTCCCCAGTAGGACATCTGACCCCATGGAAGTAGGTAGCCCATGAAGGCTTCAGCCATCAACACTAAGAAGATAAGCATACCGAAGATCCACAGTAGCTCACGAGGCTTCTGGTAAGAGCCATAGATTAAACCGCGGAACATGTGCAGATACACCACGACAAAGAATGCCGAAGCACCTGTCGAGTGCATGTAACGCAGTAGCCAGCCGTACTCTACGTCACGCATGATGTATTCGATTGAAGCAAACGCGCCATCGCCAGATGGGACGTAGTTCATTGTCAGCCAAATACCTGTCAGAATCTGGTTAACCAATACCAGCATTGCTAGAGAGCCAAAAAGATACCAAAAGTTAAAGTTCTTTGGCATCGGGTACTCAGAAAGGTGTTTCTTATACGCATTCATTGCGGGTAGACGTTTTTCTACCCAGTCAAGTAGAGCTTGCATTATGCCTCCCCTTCTTCGTCAACACCGATGATAATCTTAGTATCACTGAGATACATGTGCTTTGGAACAACCAAGTTTAGTGGGGCTGGTACACCTTGGAATACGCGGCCAGCCATATCAAACTTGGAACCGTGACAAGGGCAGAAGAAACCTGATTTAACACCTTGAACTTGTTCGCTAAAACTGTCCGGTAAATAAGTCGGCGAACACCCTAGGTGGGTACAGATACCTACAGCGACAAAGTACTCAGGCTTGATAGAACGGTAGGCGTTTTGAGCATAAGTTGGCTGTTGCTCTTCGCCTGACGCTGGATCACGAAGTTGACCGTCAATATTTTTCAGCGCATCTACGACAGATTGTGCTCGGCGGACAACCCAGACAGGTTTACCACGCCACTCAACACGAACCATCTGCCCTTCTTCAAGTTTACCTATGTCAACTTCAACAGGGGCACCCGCAGCTTTTGCTTTCTCACTTGGGTTCCAAGATTTAATAAAAGGAACGGCGACAGCAGCTGCTCCGAGACCACCAACAACCGCCGTTGTTGCTGTCAAGAAACGTCTGCGACCGTTATTTAAAGGCGCATTGCTCATCCAAACATTCTCCCATTTGCTCCTTTTGGATTATTGTTATTCCGCTTAAAGAGCATGGCTAACAAAATACGAATTTAGTTGTATTTATTTGATGGCAAATGATAAATAAAACCCTACTTTTTGACAAGATAAAGCTACCTTTTTGTAACAATCGTGAAGTAAATCGCCTATGAGGTCACAAAAGGGGAATAAGTAATATAAAAGTTCTCGAAACTGGTCTGAGAGAAGGGATTTTTTTGTGCAGAAAAACAAAAAGCCTGGCATGAAGCCAGGCTTTTGGGACCACAATCCGGTGAAAACACCGAAGGCCAATCTTTTCGAAAAAAGATTAACGCTTAGAGAACTGTGGACGACGACGTGCTTTACGTAGACCAACTTTCTTACGTTCAACGCAACGAGCGTCACGAGTAACGTAACCAGCTGCACGTAGAGTAGGACGTAGAGACTCATCGTATTCCATTAGTGCGCGAGTGATACCGTGACGGATAGCACCTGCTTGACCTGAAATACCGCCACCTTTAACAGTAACGTATAGGTCTAATTTTTCAGTTAGTTCAACTAGCTCTAGAGGCTGTTTAACAACCATACGAGAAGTTGGACGACCAAAGTACTCATCAAGACTACGCTTGTTGATTACGATGTTGCCGCTGCCTGGTTTAATGAAAACACGTGCAGCTGAGCTTTTGCGACGGCCAGTGCCGTAGTATTGATTCTCTGCCATTTTCGAAATCCCCGATTAGATGTCTAGTACTTGTGGTTGTTGAGCAACATGGTTGTGCTCAGCGCCCGCGTAAACTTTCAGCTTACGGTACATAGCACGGCCTAGAGGACCACGTGGTAGCATACCTTTAACCGCTAGCTCAAGCGCCATCTCTGGCTTACGATCAATTAGCTTCTCGAAGCTGATTGATTTTAGGCCGCCAGGGAATTCAGTGTGACGGTAGTAAATTTTACCTTTAGCTTTGTTACCAGTTACAGTAACTTTCTCCGCGTTTACAACGATGATGTAATCACCAGTGTCAACGTGTGGAGTGTATTCAGCTTTATGTTTGCCACGTAGGCGAGATGCAATTTCACTTGCTAGACGACCAAGAGTTTTACCTTCAGCGTCTACAACGTACCAGTCGCGTTTTACAGTTTCTGGTTTAGCAACGAAAGTTTTCATGCTAATAATAACCCGTTTATTAAAATTTACACTTAAGGAGCATTGCTCCCACTGACTAAGAGCCCATTCATCACCCCTTCGAGTGGTTGGCACTCTCGACCCTAGATCTGTAAGGATCTGGTCTGCAGTAACGGTGGGTCGCAGGATTATAGAGAAGTCAGTTGAAAAAATCACCTCTTTTTAGGCAAAAAAATCAATTTTTTTCTTCCCTTATAGAAACATCAAACCCCTTATGCTAAATGCTCTTTCGCCAGATAATCATGGCTTTGCATTTCAATAAGTCGAGACTGACAGCGTTTAAATTCAAATTCCAATTGTCCTTGGGTATATAGCTCTTCTAACGGAACTGTCGCTGAGATAATTAATTTGACATGACGCTCATAGAATTCATCCACTAAAGCAATAAAACGACGAGCCGCATCATCAATAGACTTTCCCATTTGCTGGACGTCGGCTAATAGTACGGTGTGGTAGATACGTGACAGCTCTATATAATCATTTTGACTCCGGGCTGACTGGCACAACTGCTCAAAGGTAGCATGCAGCACCCCTTCGTACGAATTCAATACCTCTATCTGACGATGATTGATTTCAATGCTTTTCGCACCTTGCTTATGCTCACCAACCAATTGTTCAAAGTAATGACAGAGATTGGTATTGGCCTGAGCATCCAAAGGAAAATGATAAATTTCCGCTTGTTCAAGCGTTCTCAATCTGTAGTCAATGCCACTATCAACATTAAGCACTAAACAGTTTGACTGAATCAAATCAATCGCAGGCAAAAAACGAGCTCTTTGTAAGCCATTGCGATACAAGTCCTGTGGTGGAATATTGGATGTGGCGACTAAAATCACACCACGCTTGAATAAAGCCTGAAACAAAGTTCCCAAAATCATTGCATCGGTAATATCTGATACGAAAAACTCATCAAAACATATGATTTCCGCTTCTGACTTAAAGATATCAGCCACCTGCTCCAATGGATCATTGATATCTCCAAGCGCATTCAACTCGTCATGCACTCGATACATAAATCGGTGGAAGTGGACACGCATTTTTTTGTCGCAGGGAAGGGCTTCAAAAAAAGTATCCATTAAGTAGGTTTTTCCACGCCCTACTCCCCCCCAAAAATACAATCCTTTAGGAGCAATAGGTTGAGGTGTTTTTTTGCCAAACCAGCTTTTCCATCCGGTGACAGGTTCAACAGGGGTATTTATATATTGAACAAATTCATGGTAGAGATTATCCAGAGCTTTCACGGCTTGAAGTTGGGCTTCATCTTGTTGAAAGCCATGCTCTTTTACATCTTTTGTATAGATCTCTAATGGGGTCATCGCTTCACTCACGTGCTATAGAAGGATTGAAACTGCTATGCAGAGCACATGCATTTTTCTTTATCGTCTCGAATTCTCATAGTAACATGTCCGGTGAACATGTGTAACCAACCGGTAAAAAACATGTTAAATAACAATGATAAGGAGCGAATATGCCTTGGATTTATGCCCTTGTAGGTTTGCTTGTAGGCGCTGTTTTAGGAATCATCATCTCGCGTATCACCACTCCGGGATATAGCAAACAGAAGACCATTCAAAAAGATTTAGATAACGCTAAATTTGAGCTGGAGCAGCAAAAGCAAGATCTTGCCGATCATTTTGCCCAAACTGCAGAAATGCTGGATTCTTTAGGCAAAGAATACACTAAGCTTTATCAGCACATGACCAAAACATCTTCTGAATTGCTACCAAATATTCCAATTCAGGATAACCCATTCAACAAAAAAGTAGCAGAGCAAACGAAAGTAGAAATGCAAGCTGAAGTTGAACAACCATTAATTCTCAATGAAGCACCTAAAGATTACGCCTCTGGCGCAACAGGCATGCTGACCGAAGAGAAAAAGGAAGTTCTTAACTCAGAACAAGTGGTTACAGCAAAAGCCTCTTAGCTCTATTTGTTCACTTGCTGAACTTTATAAAGGTTTTTTAGTCTTAAACTCCAATAAGCGTCGATTGATTTCTTATTTTTTAACCAAATATTAAATCTCAGGCCTTAACTTAACGAGGAGTTATCAGATGAAAAAACCTTTGCTTGCTTTAACCGTCCTATCTTTAAGCTTAAGTTCAATCATCACCCCCATACCAGCCACTGCTGCCCTGCCGCTTTCAGTAGATGGAGAGCAATTGCCAAGTTTGGCTCCAATGTTGGAAAAGGTTACCCCTGCTGTCGTCAGCATCTCTGTGGAAGGTACCCAAGTCTCGAAGCAGCGCATCCCTGAACAATTCCGTTTCTTTTTCGGCCCAGAGTTTCCAACCGAGCAATTACAGGAACGTCCATTTAGAGGTCTTGGATCTGGTGTCATCATCAACGCCGATAAAGGCTACATCGTGACTAACTATCACGTCATCAATGGTGCTGAAAAAATTCGCGTTAAGCTACACGATGGCAGAGAGTATGACGCTGAATTAGTGGGCGGCGACCAAATGTCAGATGTAGCGCTTCTGCAGTTAGAAAAAGCCAAGAATCTCACGGAAATTCAGATTGCAGATTCGGATGCCTTGCGGGTCGGTGACTTTGCTGTTGCGATCGGTAATCCATTCGGTCTTGGACAAAC
This sequence is a window from Vibrio coralliilyticus. Protein-coding genes within it:
- a CDS encoding cytochrome b; this translates as MQALLDWVEKRLPAMNAYKKHLSEYPMPKNFNFWYLFGSLAMLVLVNQILTGIWLTMNYVPSGDGAFASIEYIMRDVEYGWLLRYMHSTGASAFFVVVYLHMFRGLIYGSYQKPRELLWIFGMLIFLVLMAEAFMGYLLPWGQMSYWGAQVIISLFGAIPVIGDDLTLWIRGDYVISGATLNRFFALHVIALPIVLLLLIVLHVLALHEVGSNNPDGIETKLPKGTMGDDYKTQFKFHDYYSKKYDIIDSIPFHPYGTVKDMVGVAGFLFLFCYVLFFNPEMGGYFLEPPNFEAANPLKTPEHIAPVWYFTPFYAILRAVPDKLLGVIAMGASIAVLFVLPWLDRCKVRSYRYRSKFHLFNIIQFTISFIALGILGALPATPTYTLLAQIFSLAYFMFFVLLYFYSKNEATKPLPERVTFK
- the petA gene encoding ubiquinol-cytochrome c reductase iron-sulfur subunit, with the translated sequence MSNAPLNNGRRRFLTATTAVVGGLGAAAVAVPFIKSWNPSEKAKAAGAPVEVDIGKLEEGQMVRVEWRGKPVWVVRRAQSVVDALKNIDGQLRDPASGEEQQPTYAQNAYRSIKPEYFVAVGICTHLGCSPTYLPDSFSEQVQGVKSGFFCPCHGSKFDMAGRVFQGVPAPLNLVVPKHMYLSDTKIIIGVDEEGEA
- the rpsI gene encoding 30S ribosomal protein S9, which produces MAENQYYGTGRRKSSAARVFIKPGSGNIVINKRSLDEYFGRPTSRMVVKQPLELVELTEKLDLYVTVKGGGISGQAGAIRHGITRALMEYDESLRPTLRAAGYVTRDARCVERKKVGLRKARRRPQFSKR
- the rplM gene encoding 50S ribosomal protein L13; amino-acid sequence: MKTFVAKPETVKRDWYVVDAEGKTLGRLASEIASRLRGKHKAEYTPHVDTGDYIIVVNAEKVTVTGNKAKGKIYYRHTEFPGGLKSISFEKLIDRKPEMALELAVKGMLPRGPLGRAMYRKLKVYAGAEHNHVAQQPQVLDI
- the zapE gene encoding cell division protein ZapE, translated to MTPLEIYTKDVKEHGFQQDEAQLQAVKALDNLYHEFVQYINTPVEPVTGWKSWFGKKTPQPIAPKGLYFWGGVGRGKTYLMDTFFEALPCDKKMRVHFHRFMYRVHDELNALGDINDPLEQVADIFKSEAEIICFDEFFVSDITDAMILGTLFQALFKRGVILVATSNIPPQDLYRNGLQRARFLPAIDLIQSNCLVLNVDSGIDYRLRTLEQAEIYHFPLDAQANTNLCHYFEQLVGEHKQGAKSIEINHRQIEVLNSYEGVLHATFEQLCQSARSQNDYIELSRIYHTVLLADVQQMGKSIDDAARRFIALVDEFYERHVKLIISATVPLEELYTQGQLEFEFKRCQSRLIEMQSHDYLAKEHLA
- the zapG gene encoding Z-ring associated protein ZapG, with product MPWIYALVGLLVGAVLGIIISRITTPGYSKQKTIQKDLDNAKFELEQQKQDLADHFAQTAEMLDSLGKEYTKLYQHMTKTSSELLPNIPIQDNPFNKKVAEQTKVEMQAEVEQPLILNEAPKDYASGATGMLTEEKKEVLNSEQVVTAKAS